A genome region from Proteus vulgaris includes the following:
- the nuoJ gene encoding NADH-quinone oxidoreductase subunit J yields the protein MEFAFYIAGLIAILATLRVITHTNPVHALLYLVISLIALSVVFFSLGAYFAGALEIIVYAGAIMVLFVFVVMMLNLGKSVVDQEKKWLQPKFWIGPALLSLTLLIVLIYAITSVTHGEITGEVIGAKEVGISLFGPYILAVELASVLLLSGLIVAYHIGRDQSHDDLVENENAGEQK from the coding sequence ATGGAATTTGCATTTTACATCGCGGGGCTGATTGCCATCCTTGCAACATTGAGAGTGATTACGCATACCAATCCTGTACACGCTTTGTTGTACTTAGTGATTTCATTGATTGCGCTCTCAGTAGTTTTCTTCTCGTTAGGTGCCTATTTTGCGGGTGCATTAGAAATCATTGTTTACGCTGGCGCCATTATGGTGTTATTCGTTTTCGTGGTGATGATGCTCAACTTAGGTAAATCCGTCGTTGATCAAGAGAAAAAATGGCTACAACCGAAATTTTGGATTGGGCCTGCGCTTTTATCTCTGACGCTATTAATCGTATTAATTTACGCAATTACTAGTGTGACTCACGGCGAAATTACTGGGGAAGTGATTGGCGCGAAAGAGGTCGGAATTAGCTTATTTGGGCCGTATATTTTGGCTGTCGAATTAGCATCTGTACTCTTATTGTCAGGATTAATTGTCGCTTATCACATTGGTCGTGATCAGAGCCATGACGATCTCGTCGAAAACGAAAATGCAGGGGAGCAAAAATGA
- the nuoE gene encoding NADH-quinone oxidoreductase subunit NuoE, whose translation MQNELNQKDDAVQIEIVDVTHSKKATFVLTEEERAEIEQEKHHYEDPRAASIEALKIVQKNRGWVEDGAIYAIADVLGIPASDVEGVATFYSQIFRQPVGRHIIRFCDSVVCHITGYQGIQAAIEKHLNIIPGQTTPDGRFTLLPTCCLGNCDKGPTMMVDDDTHSFVKPEEIETLLEQYP comes from the coding sequence ATGCAAAATGAATTAAACCAAAAAGATGATGCAGTGCAGATCGAAATCGTTGATGTCACACATTCAAAGAAAGCAACGTTTGTTTTAACTGAAGAAGAACGTGCTGAAATTGAACAAGAAAAACATCATTACGAAGATCCGCGTGCAGCCTCTATTGAAGCACTGAAAATTGTACAAAAGAACCGCGGTTGGGTTGAAGACGGCGCAATTTATGCGATTGCGGATGTTCTTGGGATCCCCGCTAGCGATGTTGAAGGCGTTGCTACGTTCTATAGTCAAATTTTCCGTCAACCCGTTGGTCGTCACATTATTCGTTTTTGTGACAGCGTGGTTTGTCATATTACAGGTTATCAAGGCATTCAGGCAGCAATTGAAAAGCACCTTAATATCATTCCTGGTCAAACTACACCAGATGGTCGCTTTACGTTACTACCAACCTGCTGTTTAGGTAATTGTGATAAAGGTCCTACCATGATGGTAGATGACGATACTCACAGCTTTGTTAAACCTGAAGAGATTGAAACGTTACTGGAGCAGTATCCATGA
- the nuoG gene encoding NADH-quinone oxidoreductase subunit NuoG, which yields MLTMATIHVDGKEYEVNGADNLLEACLNLGLDIPYFCWHPALGSVGACRQCAVKQYQNAEDTRGRLVMSCMTPATDGTFISIDDEEAKKFRESVVEWYMTNHPHDCPVCEEGGNCHLQDMTVMTGHTMRRYRFTKRTHRNQDLGPFISHEMNRCIACYRCVRYYKDYADGTDLGVFGAHNNVFFGRVEDGTLESEFSGNLVEICPTGVFTDKTHSSRYNRKWDMQFAPSICQGCSMGCNTSPGERYGELRRIENRYNGTVNRYFLCDRGRFGYGYVNLASRPRQPKKRLGSNWLEINAVQATQAAADMLKKSQRIVGIGSPRASIESNFALREVVGAENFYSGISASEQKRLTLMLDILQKGGVHTPSLREIEDYDAVLVLGEDLTQTGARMALSVRQAVKGKAREMAAAQKVADWQIAAIMNIGQRAKYPLFVTHVDETRLDDVAAWSYRAPVVDQARLGFAIANNINGDAPAVDGIDEALKKHIDMVVQALSQAKKPLIISGSHAGSEDVIKAAANIAFALKAKGNEVGLSFVADDANSMGLAMMNAQPLDDALKMMRSGQANTVVVMENDLYRHYDADVIDDAIAKVDNIIVIDHQQTDIMAKAHLVLPASSFAESDGTMVSQEGRAQRYFQVFEPSFYNKDVVMHESWRWLSAVDSQWHERTLDWTQLDNVIAHCATSLPQFAGIVDAAPNASFRIRGQKLAREPHRYSGRTSMLANVSVHEQRQPKDIDTPFAFSMEGNNSPTAPRQQIPFAWAPGWNSPQAWNKFQAEVGGSLRFGDPGVRLIECGDNTLGYFTDIPAPFNAQKNQWTVAPCYRLFGSEELSQRSEVIQSRMEAAYLTLSESDAQALALTQGQQAMFTYEGREFTLPVKISAHLTQGQIGLPLGMAGISPSLVGVSVRQLRGIA from the coding sequence ATGCTGACTATGGCTACGATTCATGTAGACGGCAAAGAATATGAAGTTAACGGGGCTGATAACCTGTTAGAAGCCTGTCTTAATTTAGGCTTAGATATTCCTTATTTTTGCTGGCACCCAGCGCTAGGAAGCGTTGGCGCTTGCCGCCAGTGTGCGGTGAAGCAGTATCAAAATGCTGAGGATACCCGCGGTCGTTTAGTGATGTCTTGTATGACACCCGCGACTGATGGCACGTTTATCTCTATTGATGACGAAGAAGCGAAAAAATTTCGTGAAAGCGTTGTTGAATGGTATATGACAAACCATCCTCATGACTGTCCAGTTTGTGAAGAAGGCGGTAACTGCCACCTTCAAGATATGACGGTAATGACGGGTCATACTATGCGTCGCTATCGCTTTACTAAGCGCACACATAGAAACCAAGATCTGGGACCGTTTATTTCTCATGAAATGAACCGTTGTATTGCTTGTTACCGCTGTGTTCGTTACTACAAAGACTATGCCGATGGTACTGATCTTGGCGTCTTTGGTGCGCATAACAACGTATTCTTTGGACGCGTTGAAGATGGCACATTAGAGAGCGAATTCTCGGGTAACTTGGTTGAAATTTGTCCGACTGGGGTATTTACTGATAAAACTCACTCATCGCGTTATAACCGTAAGTGGGATATGCAGTTTGCACCGAGTATTTGCCAAGGTTGTAGCATGGGTTGTAACACAAGCCCAGGTGAACGCTATGGTGAATTACGTCGTATCGAAAACCGTTATAACGGAACGGTAAACCGCTATTTTCTTTGTGACCGAGGTCGTTTTGGCTATGGTTATGTGAATTTAGCAAGCAGACCTCGTCAGCCTAAAAAACGTTTAGGCAGCAACTGGTTAGAAATTAACGCTGTTCAGGCAACTCAAGCCGCTGCGGATATGCTGAAGAAAAGCCAGCGTATCGTGGGTATCGGTTCCCCACGCGCAAGTATTGAGAGTAACTTTGCATTACGTGAAGTTGTAGGCGCTGAAAACTTTTATAGCGGTATCTCTGCATCAGAGCAAAAACGACTGACTTTAATGTTAGATATTTTACAAAAAGGGGGAGTTCACACTCCATCTCTACGTGAAATTGAAGATTACGATGCGGTTTTAGTGTTAGGTGAAGATTTAACACAAACAGGTGCTCGTATGGCATTGTCTGTACGTCAGGCAGTGAAAGGCAAAGCGCGTGAAATGGCGGCAGCTCAGAAAGTGGCTGACTGGCAAATTGCTGCGATTATGAATATCGGGCAACGTGCAAAATATCCGCTATTTGTTACTCATGTTGATGAAACTCGCCTCGATGATGTTGCTGCATGGAGTTATCGTGCTCCCGTTGTTGATCAAGCGCGTTTGGGCTTTGCGATTGCTAATAACATTAACGGTGATGCACCTGCTGTTGATGGCATTGATGAAGCGCTGAAGAAACATATCGACATGGTTGTTCAAGCACTTTCTCAAGCGAAGAAACCATTAATTATCAGTGGTAGTCATGCCGGTAGCGAAGACGTTATTAAAGCCGCAGCTAACATTGCTTTTGCATTAAAAGCAAAAGGTAATGAAGTAGGACTTTCTTTCGTTGCTGATGATGCGAACAGCATGGGTCTTGCCATGATGAATGCACAGCCACTTGATGATGCATTAAAAATGATGCGTAGTGGTCAAGCTAACACGGTTGTGGTAATGGAAAACGATTTGTATCGCCATTACGATGCAGACGTGATTGATGATGCGATTGCTAAAGTAGATAACATTATTGTTATCGACCATCAGCAAACAGACATTATGGCGAAAGCCCATCTTGTTCTCCCAGCTTCTTCATTCGCTGAAAGCGATGGCACAATGGTGAGTCAAGAGGGTAGAGCACAACGTTACTTCCAAGTTTTCGAACCTTCTTTCTATAACAAAGATGTGGTGATGCATGAAAGCTGGCGTTGGTTGAGTGCTGTTGATTCACAATGGCATGAAAGAACGCTGGATTGGACACAGTTAGACAATGTTATTGCGCATTGTGCAACCAGTCTTCCTCAGTTTGCTGGCATCGTTGATGCTGCGCCGAATGCATCATTCCGTATTCGTGGGCAGAAATTAGCGCGTGAACCACATCGTTATAGTGGTCGTACTTCTATGTTGGCGAATGTGTCTGTTCATGAACAGCGTCAACCCAAAGATATCGACACCCCATTTGCATTCTCAATGGAAGGTAATAACAGCCCAACAGCACCTCGTCAGCAAATTCCATTTGCATGGGCGCCGGGTTGGAACTCACCACAAGCATGGAATAAATTCCAAGCTGAAGTGGGGGGCAGCTTACGTTTTGGCGATCCCGGTGTGCGCTTAATTGAATGTGGTGATAATACACTGGGCTACTTCACTGATATTCCTGCGCCATTTAATGCACAGAAAAATCAATGGACTGTCGCACCTTGCTACCGTTTATTTGGTAGTGAAGAGTTATCACAACGTTCGGAAGTTATCCAATCTCGTATGGAAGCCGCTTATTTAACATTGAGTGAATCAGATGCACAAGCATTAGCGTTAACTCAAGGTCAGCAAGCGATGTTTACTTACGAAGGCCGTGAATTCACCTTACCTGTGAAAATCAGTGCTCACCTGACTCAAGGTCAAATTGGCTTGCCGTTAGGTATGGCAGGTATTTCTCCATCGCTGGTGGGTGTATCGGTTCGTCAACTGCGGGGTATTGCATAA
- the nuoL gene encoding NADH-quinone oxidoreductase subunit L: MNILYLTILLPLLGFLLLAFSHGRWSENVSAWIGTGSVGLSALVALWVGMDFFANGQETQVLTLWNWMSAGNFNIPFTLVLDGLSLTMLGVITGVGFLIHMYASWYMRGEEGYSRFFAYTNLFIASMVVLVLADNMMLMYMGWEGVGLCSYLLIGFYYSNPANGAAAMKAFIVTRIGDVFLAIGMFILFDQLGTLSFREMAVLAPEQLAVGSSVINWAMLMVLGGAVGKSAQLPLQTWLADAMAGPTPVSALIHAATMVTAGVYLVARSNALFLMAPEVLELVGIIGAVTLVLAGFAALVQTDIKRILAYSTMSQIGYMFLALGAQAWDAAIFHLMTHAFFKALLFLSAGSVIIACHHEQNIFKMGGLRKKIPFVYACFLIGGGALAALPLLTAGFFSKDEILWGAYSNGHFNLMLAGLIGALFTSLYTFRLIFIVFHGETKTEAHQVKGFTHTFPLAVLALLSTFIGALITQPLGAVFPEGNTSHEGKYVLEVLSGVVAIVGVAIAAWLYLKQRQCVSKVANTRTGRFFSTWWFHAWGFDALYEVLFVKPYKGAAWLIQNDPVNQFFNLFGCLLKGTNKGLSFSENGLARWYAASLGLGAVLVIALLLLV; the protein is encoded by the coding sequence ATGAATATACTCTATTTAACCATTCTGCTACCACTGCTGGGATTTTTATTGCTCGCTTTCTCGCATGGTCGTTGGTCTGAAAACGTATCAGCATGGATTGGTACTGGTTCGGTTGGGCTATCAGCTTTAGTGGCACTTTGGGTTGGTATGGATTTCTTTGCCAATGGGCAAGAAACTCAAGTTCTGACTTTATGGAACTGGATGTCAGCAGGGAATTTCAATATTCCTTTTACACTGGTTCTTGATGGTCTTTCGTTAACAATGCTCGGTGTTATCACAGGCGTTGGTTTCCTTATTCATATGTATGCATCTTGGTATATGCGTGGTGAAGAAGGGTATTCTCGTTTCTTTGCTTATACCAACTTATTTATCGCAAGTATGGTTGTCTTAGTACTGGCTGATAATATGATGCTGATGTATATGGGATGGGAAGGGGTTGGTCTATGTAGTTACTTGTTAATTGGTTTCTATTATAGCAATCCTGCCAATGGCGCGGCAGCGATGAAAGCGTTTATCGTAACGCGTATCGGTGATGTGTTCTTAGCTATCGGTATGTTTATCCTGTTTGACCAATTAGGTACATTGAGCTTCCGTGAAATGGCCGTACTTGCTCCTGAGCAATTAGCCGTAGGTTCAAGTGTCATTAACTGGGCAATGTTAATGGTATTAGGCGGTGCAGTGGGTAAATCTGCGCAGCTTCCGTTACAAACTTGGTTAGCCGATGCAATGGCAGGTCCAACACCTGTATCTGCGTTAATTCACGCCGCAACAATGGTTACGGCAGGTGTGTACTTAGTGGCACGTAGCAATGCGCTATTCTTAATGGCACCAGAAGTATTGGAATTAGTCGGTATTATCGGTGCAGTTACATTAGTATTAGCGGGCTTTGCCGCTTTAGTACAAACAGATATCAAACGTATTCTTGCTTATTCAACGATGAGCCAAATTGGTTATATGTTCTTGGCTTTAGGTGCTCAAGCATGGGATGCGGCAATTTTCCACTTAATGACTCACGCTTTCTTTAAAGCATTACTGTTCTTATCTGCAGGCTCTGTGATTATTGCCTGCCACCATGAACAGAATATCTTTAAGATGGGTGGATTACGTAAGAAGATCCCATTTGTTTATGCCTGTTTCCTTATTGGGGGAGGCGCATTAGCGGCATTACCACTGTTAACCGCAGGGTTCTTTAGTAAAGATGAAATCTTATGGGGTGCGTATTCAAACGGACATTTTAACTTAATGCTTGCAGGTTTAATTGGCGCGTTATTTACGTCACTTTATACCTTCCGTTTGATTTTCATCGTATTCCATGGTGAAACCAAAACCGAAGCACACCAAGTTAAAGGATTTACTCATACTTTCCCATTAGCGGTATTAGCACTGTTATCCACATTTATCGGTGCATTAATTACTCAACCGTTAGGTGCTGTATTCCCTGAAGGAAATACATCGCATGAGGGTAAATATGTATTAGAAGTTCTTTCTGGTGTGGTAGCGATAGTAGGCGTTGCCATTGCAGCATGGTTATACCTGAAACAGCGTCAATGTGTTTCTAAGGTTGCTAATACTCGTACAGGGCGTTTCTTCTCAACATGGTGGTTCCATGCTTGGGGCTTTGATGCATTGTATGAGGTGCTGTTTGTCAAACCTTATAAAGGGGCGGCGTGGCTTATCCAAAATGATCCTGTTAACCAATTCTTTAATCTATTCGGTTGCCTGCTTAAAGGGACCAATAAAGGATTAAGTTTCAGTGAAAATGGATTAGCGCGTTGGTATGCGGCTTCTCTCGGTTTAGGTGCAGTGCTGGTCATCGCTCTGCTGCTTCTGGTTTAA
- the nuoH gene encoding NADH-quinone oxidoreductase subunit NuoH, translating to MSWLSPEVTEILLTVLKAVVILLVVVTCGAFMSMGERRLLGLFQNRYGPNRVGYAGSAQLIADMIKMFFKEDWIPKFADRFIFTIAPVIAFSSLLLSFAIVPVSSTWVVADLNIGILFFLMVAGIAVYAVLFAGWSSNNKYSLLGAMRASAQTVSYEVFLGLSILGVVAQAGSFNLTDIVNSQANMWNVIPQFFGFLTFAIAGVAVCHRHPFDQPEAEQELADGYHIEYSGMKFGLFFVGEYIGIVAVSGLIVTLFFGGWQGPFLPSFIWFALKTGFFMMMFILIRASLPRPRYDQVMSFGWKICLPLTLINLLVTAAVILYNAQ from the coding sequence ATGAGCTGGTTATCTCCTGAAGTTACAGAGATTTTACTCACCGTTTTAAAAGCCGTCGTGATCTTGCTTGTTGTGGTCACTTGTGGTGCTTTTATGAGTATGGGTGAACGCCGTTTACTGGGTTTATTCCAAAATCGTTATGGGCCTAACCGTGTCGGTTATGCAGGTTCAGCACAGCTAATTGCGGATATGATCAAAATGTTCTTTAAAGAGGACTGGATCCCGAAATTTGCTGACCGCTTTATCTTTACCATTGCACCAGTGATTGCGTTTTCATCTTTATTGCTGTCATTTGCGATTGTACCTGTTAGTTCAACATGGGTTGTCGCTGACTTAAACATCGGTATTTTGTTCTTCTTGATGGTTGCTGGTATTGCGGTATATGCCGTGTTATTTGCAGGCTGGTCAAGTAATAACAAATATTCCCTGTTAGGGGCGATGCGTGCATCAGCACAAACCGTCAGTTATGAAGTGTTCTTAGGCCTTTCAATCTTAGGTGTTGTTGCACAAGCCGGCTCTTTTAACCTGACTGACATCGTAAACTCACAAGCCAATATGTGGAATGTTATCCCACAATTCTTTGGTTTTCTTACGTTTGCGATAGCGGGGGTTGCTGTTTGTCACCGTCACCCATTTGACCAACCAGAAGCAGAGCAAGAGCTGGCTGATGGTTACCACATTGAATATTCTGGTATGAAATTTGGTTTATTCTTTGTTGGTGAATATATCGGTATCGTTGCGGTATCGGGTCTTATCGTGACGTTATTTTTTGGTGGTTGGCAAGGTCCTTTCTTACCGTCATTCATTTGGTTTGCACTGAAAACAGGATTTTTCATGATGATGTTTATCCTTATCCGTGCTTCGTTACCGCGCCCGCGTTACGACCAAGTGATGTCTTTCGGTTGGAAAATTTGCTTACCGTTAACACTTATTAATCTGCTGGTAACTGCTGCAGTGATACTTTACAACGCTCAATAA
- the nuoF gene encoding NADH-quinone oxidoreductase subunit NuoF — protein sequence MTAISGAKPIIRSAETHPLTWRLRDDRQPVWLDEYRATNGYKAAEKALKGMSPTEVTTEVKDAGLKGRGGAGFSTGLKWSLMPKDESMNIRYILCNADEMEPGTYKDRLLMEELPHLLIEGMIIGAHALKAYRGYIFLRGEYIEAAKNLRHAIEEAKAAGFLGKNIFGSGIDFELFVHTGAGRYICGEETALINSLEGRRANPRSKPPFPATSGVWGKPTCVNNVETLCNVPAIIEHGKDWYIGLSEGKSPDAGTKLMGFSGRVKYPGLWELPFGTTAREILEDYAGGMRDGLKLKAWQPGGAGTDFLTEDHLDLPMDFGTIAKAGSRLGTALAMAVDNEINMVSLTRNLEEFFARESCGWCTPCRDGLPWSVEILRAIEKGKGRPGDIETLEHLCRSLSPGHTFCAHAPGAVEPLQSAIKYFREEFEAGIIQEDYTNANLIRGIQPNLLKSRW from the coding sequence ATGACAGCAATTTCAGGAGCAAAACCGATTATTCGTAGCGCAGAAACGCACCCGCTAACGTGGCGCTTACGTGATGATCGTCAGCCTGTGTGGCTGGATGAATACCGTGCTACAAACGGTTATAAAGCGGCAGAGAAAGCATTAAAAGGTATGTCACCGACTGAGGTGACCACTGAAGTTAAAGATGCAGGGCTAAAAGGTCGTGGTGGTGCTGGATTCTCAACAGGCTTGAAATGGAGCCTGATGCCAAAAGATGAAAGCATGAATATCCGTTACATCCTTTGTAACGCAGATGAAATGGAGCCGGGTACTTATAAAGACCGTCTCTTAATGGAAGAACTTCCACATCTGTTAATTGAAGGAATGATTATCGGTGCTCACGCACTAAAAGCTTACCGTGGTTATATTTTCCTTCGTGGTGAATATATCGAAGCGGCTAAGAATTTACGCCATGCCATTGAGGAAGCAAAAGCAGCTGGCTTTCTTGGCAAAAATATCTTTGGTTCAGGAATTGATTTTGAACTGTTTGTCCACACTGGTGCAGGTCGTTACATCTGTGGTGAAGAGACAGCATTAATCAACTCATTAGAAGGCCGTCGTGCTAACCCGCGTTCTAAACCGCCATTCCCTGCAACATCAGGTGTATGGGGTAAACCAACTTGTGTCAATAACGTTGAAACACTGTGTAACGTGCCTGCGATTATTGAACATGGCAAAGATTGGTATATCGGCTTAAGTGAAGGTAAAAGCCCTGATGCGGGAACTAAATTAATGGGATTTTCAGGCCGTGTGAAATATCCAGGCTTATGGGAATTACCATTCGGCACCACCGCGCGTGAGATCCTTGAAGATTACGCTGGTGGTATGCGTGATGGGCTTAAGCTGAAAGCATGGCAACCGGGTGGAGCAGGTACTGACTTCTTAACAGAAGATCACCTCGATCTTCCAATGGATTTTGGCACGATTGCGAAAGCAGGTAGCCGTTTAGGCACCGCACTTGCGATGGCGGTAGATAATGAAATTAATATGGTTTCATTAACCCGTAACTTAGAAGAGTTCTTTGCTCGCGAGTCTTGTGGCTGGTGTACTCCTTGTCGTGATGGCTTGCCATGGAGTGTCGAAATCTTACGTGCGATAGAAAAAGGTAAAGGTCGCCCCGGTGATATCGAAACCCTTGAGCATTTATGTCGTTCTTTAAGTCCGGGACACACATTCTGTGCTCACGCACCGGGTGCAGTAGAACCTTTACAAAGCGCCATTAAATATTTCCGTGAAGAATTTGAGGCTGGCATTATTCAAGAAGATTATACCAATGCCAACTTGATCAGAGGCATTCAGCCTAACTTGCTGAAAAGCCGCTGGTAA
- the nuoI gene encoding NADH-quinone oxidoreductase subunit NuoI → MTLKELLTGFGTQVRSIWMIGLHAFAKRETQMYPEEPVNVAPRYRGRIVLTRDPDGEERCVACNLCAAVCPVGCISLQKAEHEDGRWYPEFFRINFSRCIFCGLCEEACPTTALQLTPDFEMGEFKRQDLVYEKDDLLISGPGKYPEYNFYRKTGMAINGKDKGDADDEAKPIDVKSLLP, encoded by the coding sequence ATGACTTTAAAAGAGTTATTGACTGGTTTCGGCACCCAGGTACGAAGCATTTGGATGATTGGCTTGCATGCCTTCGCCAAACGTGAAACACAGATGTACCCGGAAGAACCTGTCAATGTTGCACCACGTTATCGTGGACGTATTGTGTTGACGCGTGATCCTGATGGTGAAGAGCGCTGTGTTGCTTGTAACTTGTGTGCAGCAGTCTGTCCAGTAGGCTGTATTTCATTACAGAAAGCAGAACATGAAGATGGTCGTTGGTATCCGGAGTTTTTCCGTATCAACTTTTCTCGTTGTATCTTCTGCGGTTTATGTGAAGAAGCTTGTCCAACAACGGCACTGCAATTAACGCCTGATTTCGAAATGGGTGAGTTTAAGCGTCAGGATCTGGTTTATGAAAAAGACGATCTGTTGATTTCTGGACCTGGTAAATATCCTGAATATAACTTTTACCGTAAAACAGGTATGGCGATTAACGGCAAAGACAAAGGTGATGCGGATGATGAAGCTAAACCTATCGATGTCAAAAGCCTGTTACCGTAA
- the nuoK gene encoding NADH-quinone oxidoreductase subunit NuoK, with product MIPLQHGLILAAVLFVLGFTCLVLRRNLLFMLIGLEIMINAAALAFVVGGSFWGQTDGQIMYILAISLAAAEASIGLALLLQLHRHRQNINIDTVSEMRG from the coding sequence ATGATACCTCTTCAACATGGTTTGATCTTGGCTGCGGTACTGTTTGTGTTAGGTTTTACCTGCTTAGTACTTCGCCGCAACCTGTTGTTTATGTTGATCGGACTAGAAATTATGATTAATGCGGCTGCGCTGGCATTTGTTGTCGGTGGTAGCTTTTGGGGTCAAACAGACGGTCAGATAATGTATATTCTGGCAATCAGTTTGGCAGCGGCAGAGGCAAGTATTGGTCTGGCATTGTTGTTACAGCTTCATCGACATCGCCAAAACATCAATATTGATACAGTCAGTGAGATGCGCGGATGA
- the nuoM gene encoding NADH-quinone oxidoreductase subunit M, which translates to MLLPWLILIPFIGGLLSWQAERIGSQVPRWVALLTMGLTLVISVQLWLQGDYQLLSADGAPRWTEYYFVPWIPALGINIQFALDGMSLLMTVLTAILGILAVLSSWNENQPSQGAFHFNLLWILAGVMGVFLATDLFLFFFFWEMMLIPMYFLISLWGHKGSSDKKHVSAATKFFIYTQASGLLMLLAIIGLAVAFYRETGSWTFNYDTLLQAHTVLSAELQFILMLGFFAAFAVKMPIVPVHGWLADAHAEAPTAGSVDLSGILLKTAAYGLLRFNLPLFPEASALLAPVAMWLGLITVFYAALLAFRQTDIKRLAAYSSISHMGFIVIAIYAGSVLAYQGAIIQMITNGLSAAGLFIMCGMLYERLGTRDMNQMGGLWKSIRFLPAFSLFFAVASLGMPGTGNFVGEFMILFGTYGNFKLITIISVFGLVFASVYALWMMQQAYYGSPKTAERTYKGLDLREFIILITLVVLLVILGFFPQPVLDTSISAMENLQTWYSASISTVRP; encoded by the coding sequence ATGTTATTACCCTGGCTAATACTTATTCCCTTCATCGGTGGCCTGCTAAGTTGGCAGGCTGAACGAATCGGCTCGCAAGTCCCTCGTTGGGTTGCGTTGCTGACGATGGGATTAACACTCGTTATTTCTGTGCAACTTTGGTTGCAAGGCGATTATCAACTACTTAGTGCTGATGGAGCACCACGTTGGACAGAGTATTACTTTGTGCCGTGGATCCCTGCTTTAGGGATCAATATCCAATTTGCACTTGATGGTATGTCATTGTTGATGACGGTATTAACTGCGATTTTAGGTATCTTAGCGGTACTTTCATCGTGGAATGAAAATCAGCCATCACAAGGGGCTTTCCATTTTAACCTGCTGTGGATCTTAGCAGGTGTGATGGGGGTATTTTTAGCCACCGACCTATTTTTATTCTTCTTCTTCTGGGAAATGATGTTGATCCCAATGTATTTCCTGATTTCTTTATGGGGACACAAAGGAAGTAGCGATAAAAAACACGTTAGTGCAGCAACTAAATTCTTTATCTATACACAGGCGAGTGGCCTGTTAATGTTGCTGGCCATTATCGGTCTTGCGGTGGCTTTCTACCGTGAAACAGGTAGTTGGACGTTCAACTACGATACCTTATTACAAGCACATACTGTTTTAAGTGCTGAACTGCAATTTATTCTGATGTTAGGTTTCTTTGCTGCATTTGCAGTGAAAATGCCAATTGTTCCTGTACATGGCTGGTTAGCGGATGCTCACGCAGAAGCACCAACAGCAGGCTCTGTCGACTTGTCAGGTATTTTGCTAAAAACAGCGGCTTACGGTTTATTACGTTTTAACTTACCGCTCTTCCCAGAAGCGTCAGCATTGCTGGCTCCTGTGGCGATGTGGTTAGGTTTAATTACCGTATTTTATGCAGCATTACTGGCATTTCGTCAGACTGATATCAAACGTCTTGCGGCTTACAGTAGTATTTCTCACATGGGCTTTATCGTAATTGCGATTTATGCGGGCTCTGTATTGGCTTACCAAGGTGCGATTATTCAAATGATCACCAATGGTTTGTCAGCCGCTGGTCTGTTTATCATGTGTGGCATGCTGTATGAGCGTTTAGGTACGCGTGATATGAACCAGATGGGGGGATTATGGAAAAGTATCCGCTTCTTACCTGCGTTTTCACTGTTCTTTGCGGTTGCCTCTTTAGGTATGCCAGGAACAGGTAACTTCGTTGGTGAGTTTATGATCCTGTTTGGTACTTATGGCAACTTTAAGCTGATTACGATTATTTCGGTCTTTGGTTTAGTTTTTGCTTCTGTCTACGCATTGTGGATGATGCAACAAGCTTACTATGGTTCACCGAAAACAGCTGAAAGAACCTATAAAGGGTTAGATCTGAGAGAATTCATTATTCTGATCACATTGGTTGTTTTACTGGTTATTTTGGGTTTCTTCCCACAACCTGTGTTAGACACATCAATATCAGCGATGGAAAATCTCCAGACTTGGTATTCCGCTTCTATTTCAACAGTAAGGCCGTAA